In bacterium, the sequence GCGCTTGAGACCGCGTGCCGAGTCGGCGATCCCGCCGATGCCGGTCCGCTCGTGGCCGAGCAGCGCCTTCGCCATCGTCCAGCCGCCGCCTTCGGGACCGACGATGTTCGCCTGGGGAACGCGGGCGTCCTTGAACCAGGTCTCGGAGAACGCGTAGGTCCCGCCGGTGGTGAGGAAGGGCTTCACTTCGATGCCCTCCGTGTTGTGGATGTCGGCGAGGAGGAAAGTGATGCCCTCCTGCTTCTTTCCGTCGCTGCTCGTCCGGCAGAGGACGAAGATCCAGTCGGCGTACTGCGCGTAGGTCGTCCAGGTCTTCTGTCCGTTCAGGATGTAGTCGTCGCCGTCCTTGTCTGCACGAAGCTGGAGGTTCGCGAGGTCCGAGCCGGCGTTCGGCTCGGAGTAGCCCTGACACCAGACCTCTTCACCGGCGAGGATCTTCGGAAGGAAGCGCTCCTTCTGCTCCGGGGAGCCGTACTGGATCAGCAGCGGCCCGACCATCGAGAGCCCGAAGGGGGAGAGGCCGGGCGTGTTCGCGCGAACGCACTCTTCCTGGAAGATCGAGCGCTGGGTGACATCCCAACCGGGACCGCCGACCTCTTCCGGCCAGTTCGGTGCGACCCAGCCCTTCGCGTACAGGATCTTGTGCCATTCCATGACCTCTTCCTGCTCGAAGTTCTGACCGTTCTCGGCCTTGCGTTTGATGTGCGGCGGCAACGCCTCCGCGATCCAGCTCCGCACCTCTTCACGGAAGCGGATCTGCTCGTCCGAATACGAAAGCTCCATCGTGTCCAACTCCTCGTCGACCGCGGTCGGCTTCAGCCGCGGTCGTCCACGCGTCGGTCCACCGGTCGCAGCGCTGCCACGGAGAGAACGGCGAGCTGCTCGGGAGGACCGACGCAGACATCTCGGGAAGACCGGAAGGAATCCGGTGGAGTCGGATCATAACCATGACCGGCTCGGCATGACCGTCGCGGATCTGACTTGAGGTCAAGCGGCCCGAAACGGCCGAGAACGGCCATCTCAGGTCTCCTGCCGCCCTTCCAACGCCCCTTCGCGACACCTTTCCGAAGCGACCCGGCCCTCCGCCAATACCCGTCGATTCGAACGCCAACCGCCGACTCGTTGGCGCTCGTCAATGACGGCCGTCAACTGATCACCCGTCATGATCGAAGGAAGACGATCTCGGGAGAAGAGGAAGCGACACGCGGCCACGATCTTCAGCGCACCGCACTTTTTTCCGGACCCGCCGGCTTTTTCCTTGCCTTGTCGTCGCCCCATGGTCTGATGCGTTCAGATGGAGCGAGATCGAACTAACACGACCCACGAAGAACCTGCCGATCCCCGGATCGCGTGTTCCGATTCCCATCGCGACTCGAAGCCTTCGCGTGCGACGGAGGCCCGCCGAGACGATGCCACGTCGTCGATCGGTGCCCCCCGGCGAGTCGGGGAATCGGATCATCAGGGAGCGCGAGCCGGGGACACGAGGCGGGGTGGGTCCCGAAAGGCGACGGCCGTCGCGCGGCTCAAAGGAGGGGCGTCCCCATCGACGTGGACGCGTAGGACCCGACCCTGGAACGCGAGCACCCCCGACGGCCGTCGTCGACTCCACTCGAGCCGGCCCCCGATCGACGCTCGAGGTGTACTCCGGAGGCGAGGTACCGGAGGCAGGGGCGGGGGAATCCATCGGAGGACCCCGCCAGCATGCTGTCCGCAAGGGCAGCCGCATCCACGGCTCCCCCGTTCGGCCTCGAGCCGGGCGGGGGAGACCGGCGCGATCGAGCGGTACGGAACGCGGCCGGGCTGCCGGAACGAAGAACGCGGTCTGCGGCCCTTTCCGTCTCCCCGCTCCGCGCGTGCCTAGCGGATCCTCGAGACGACCGAGTGGATCCCGCGCGTGATCAGGCTGAGATCGGCGGGCTCCGTCACGAAGGGCGGCATCGTATAGACGAGCTCGCCGAAGGGGCGGATCCAGATCCCCTCCTCGACGAAGGCCGGTTGGACGACCGACATGTCGACGGGCTCGTGGAGCTCCACGACCCCGATCGCCCCGAGCACACGTACGTCCTTCACGGCGGGGAGCGGTCGGCACGCCTCGAGCTCGTCCGAGAGCTGCGCCTCGATCCGTGACACGCGCTCCTGCCAGCTTCCGTCCTCCAGGAGATCGAGGCTCGCGTTCGCCGCCGCGCAGGCGAGCGGATTCCCCATGAAGGTCGGGCCGTGCATGAAGACGCCGGGCTCGCCCTCCCCCATCGCGCGCGCGACGTCCTCGCTGGCGAGGGTCGCCGCCATCGTCATCGTCCCCCCGGTCAGCGCCTTCCCGACGCAGAGGATGTCCGGCGAGACGTCGGCGTGCTCGCACGCGAAGTAGCGTCCGGTCCGGCCGAAGCCCGTCGCGATCTCGTCGGCGACGAGCAGCAGGCCGAGCTCGTCGCACAGGCCGCGCAGTCGCTTCAGCACGTCCGCCGAGTAGAACCACATGCCGCCCGCGCCCTGCACGATGGGCTCGAGGATCACCCCCGCCAGCGACTCGGCGTGCTCCCGGACGAGCGCCTCGATCGGTGCGAAATCGGCGTCGCTGCACGCTTCCCCGAAACGCCGCTCCGGACGCGGCGCGAAGACGTGCGTCGCGAGGGTGTCTTCGAAGAGCGTATGCATGCCCGTCACCGGATCGCACACGGCCATCGCGCCGAAGGTGTCCCCGTGATAGCCGCCGCGCAGGGTGAGCAGCTGGCTCCGACTCCGTTCGCCTCGCGACTGCCAGAACTGGAGCGCCATCTTGATCGCGATCTCGACGGCGACGGAGCCCGAGTCGCTCAGGAAGACGCGGGAGAGACCGGCCGGCGCGCGCTCGACGAGCCGTTCGCAGAGGCGGACCGCGCCTTCGTGGGTGAGCCCGCCGAACATCACGTGGGGCAGCTTCTTGATCTGTGCCTCGAGGGCGGCCTCGATGTGGGGATGGCGGTAGCCGTGGATCGTCGACCACCAGGAGGACATGCCGTCGACGAGCTCGCGCCCGTCTTCGAGGACGAGACGAACGCCGCTCGCGCGTTCGACGGCGAAGAGCGGGCTCGCCGCCGGAGGAGCGTAGGGATGCCAGACGACCTTCTGATCGCGTTCGACGAGGGAGGACATCGCGTTTCCAATGCGCGGACCCAGGCCGCGGAATAGCAGGGCGCTCGGGACCCGAGCGCGCTGAAAATAGCGCGCCCCGAGAACCCATGAGTCCGTCGGAGCGTTCTATAATCGGCGCCGAGGAGAGCGGAGCCAATGTCTCAGGGTCTCTTGTTGTCGACCGCCGCCGTCTTCGCCGTCACACTGCTGGTCGGCGTCCTCGGCGCCACTGCCTTCCGTGTCGGAACGCGACCCCTCGGTTTCTGGCTCTTCGCGTGGAGCGCCCATCTCTTCGCCGCGGGCCTGATGCTGGTGAATCTCGAGATCCCGGCGATTCGCCCGGTCGTCTTCCTGTTCAGCGCGCTCGTCGCCCCACTCATGCTCTGCGGCGCGTTCGAACACGTCCGGAGGACGGCGCCGATCTGGCCGCTCGCCCTGGGAATCACGCTCGGCGCCTTCCGGATCGCGGCGTATCAGCTCGGCGCGATCGAGCTCGGCCGGAGCGCCGCCCTCCTGATCGAACCGGGCCTCGGTCTCGCCGCCGCGTACGTGATCGCCCGGCCGAAGAGCGGCGGACCCCGTTCGCGCGGCGATCTGCTGCTCACGACCGGCTTCGGCCTCTACGCGGCGTGCGAGGCGATCGACGTCGGCCTCCGTTTCACGACGTACTCGAACTGGACGATCTGGGGCGTCTGGCTCGCTCTGGGCACGCCGCTCTTCACGACGCAGGTCGCGCTCTACATCAGTCGCCTGGGGCGAAGCGCGCAAGCCGAGCATCGTCAGGCAGTCGGCCTCTCCGAGCGGCTCCGGATCTTCACGGACTCGGCCGACGTGAGCCTCGTCGAGTTCGACCAGTACGGAAACCTGACCTACCTGAGCCCGAACGCACCGCCGCTCGCGCGGGGCGAACTGGAGGACTTCGTCGGTCGGCACGTCTCCGAAGTCTTTCCTACTACGCTCGACTCGACGATCAAGCGGGCCCTCGCCGAACGCGGCCGGATTTCGGAGAAGGACATCCGCAGCGCCGAGATCGAGACCCAGCGCAGTGTCCTGCCGTCCGGGGCAGTCGTCTACCACGAGGCGCACCGGACGGTCTACTACACGCCGGAAGGAGAGATCCGGGTCCTCACCCAGGCCCGAGACGTCACCGAACGCGTCGAGGCGGAGCAGGGGATCCGCGAGAGCGAGCGTCGCCTCAAGCACGCCGAGCAGATCGGCCAGTTCGGGAGCTGGGAGCACGAAGCCAGGACGGGCACGACCCACTGGTCGGATCATCTCCACCGGATGCACGGGCTCGAGCCGAGGCCGGGGCCGGTGGATCTCGCGTCCGCCCTGCGCCTCGTGAGCGCGGACGCACTCACCGAGATGACGACGAGCGCCCATGGTCTGAGCGAGGGACAGGGCTTCCCCGAGTTCCAGTACACCATCCAACGCGCGGACGACGGGGAGACGCGCCACTTCCGGACGCTGGGCGAAGTCGAGTACGACGACGACGGCGAGGTCCTCCGGCTCAGCGGCGCGACCATCGACGTCACCGAGCAGCACGTGCTCGAAGACGCCCTTCGGCGCGGTCGCGAATACCTCGATGCGCTGGTGAACGCGAACATCGTCGGCGTGTTCTACGGAGCTCTGGACGGCTCGATGCGCGACGCCAACTCGGCCTTCCTCGATCTGGTCGGTTACCGGCCGGATGAGCTCCCGCTCGACTGGCGCGCGCTCACACCGCCCGAGGGCCAGGCGCGGGACGATGCCGCGATCATCGATCTGATCGAGACCGGAACGGCCCTTCCCTACGAGAAGGAGTTCCTGACGAAGGAAGGCGAGAAGGTCCCGGTCCTGATCGCGTGCGCGCAGATCGAAGCGGATTCGGCGATCGCGATCGTCCTCGACCAGCGCGAGCGGAAGCGCAACGAGGCCCTCGTCGCTCGGCAGCAACGCGTGCTCGAGGAGACCGTGACCGAGCGGACGCGCGAGCTCCTCGACTCGCGGACGCGGCTCGAAGAAGCGCAGCGACTCGCGGCCGTCGGAACGCTCGCAGCGGGCGTCGCGCACCAGATCAACAACCCGATCGGCGCGATTCTGAACACGGCGGAGTACGCGCTCCTCTGCGCCGACGACGAGAGCGCGCTCCGCATCTTCCACGAGGCGCTCGCGAGCAACCTCACGGAGGCACAGCGCTGCGCTCGAATCGTGAAGAGCATGCTGCAGTTCTCCCGGGACGAACCGACCGAGAAATGGAACGACGACCTCGACCGGGTGATCCGCCACGCTCATCGCGCGATCGCCGCCTACGCCCAGGATCGCGACGCCATCGTCTCGCTCAACCTCCCGGACGAGCCCATTCGCGTCTGGATCAGCCCGATCGAGATCGAACAGGCGATCGTGAACGTCCTGCGCAACGCGATCGAATCCCGGGATCGGGGCGCGAAGATCGAAGTCGTCTTGAGGAAGATCTCGAGCGAATCGGGGAGCCAGGCCGAACTCTCGATCACCGACGACGGCGTCGGCATCGGACCCGACGAGCGCGCGCGCCTCTTCGAGCCCTTCTACTCGACGCGTACACGCGAGGGAGGGACGGGTCTCGGCCTCTCCGTGGCCCACGGCGTGATCACGGATCACGGCGGCGAAATTCGCGTCGAATCGCGCCACGGACGCGGCACGCGCGTCCTCATCACGCTCCCGACGCCCCCGGATTGACCGACGCGATCAGCGCGCCACCATCGGGTCGAGGAGAAACATCATGAACGAATCGAACGACCGGGCGCGCGCCGAAGCCGAGGCGCGCATCGTCGACGGAACCACCTGGCGCGAGTTCTGCCGCGCCCTCGAGAAGGCGGGCGACACGATCCTGCGCGAGGAGACGCCCGCGGACCCCTTCAACCGCGCCGAAGGCGTTCGCTACCTGACGCGCCTGCTGCGCGCGGCGCTCGAGAGCCAGGTCGAGTCGTCGGATCCGTGCTTCCCCCGCTTCTACCAGCTCTCGAACCAGACGATCAAGATCGGCAACGACAACCCGGACAACACCTATCACAACTGCAACATCTCCGGCGCGCACGACTACCGGATCACGGGCACGCGCGGGACCGTCCCCTACATCAGCTTCGGCACGAAGGCCGGGACCTACGAAGAGGACGGCGAGATGTGGCCGACGGGCCAGATCGACTCGAGCGCGATGGAGATCGCCGACGACGGTACGTTCGAGATCATCGTCTCGAAGGACGAGAAGCCGGGCAACTGGCTTCCGATGACCGAAGAGACCGGCATGATCATCGTGCGCCAGCTCTTCACGACCCGCGAGAACGAGGAAGAGGCGACCTACGACATCGAGTGCCTGACCCGCGGCGACGCCAACGCACGCCTCGACCCGGCGAAGCTGGAAGGCGCCCTCGCCCGGGCGACGGACTTCGTGAACTCGACGTCCAACCTCTTCACCGATTGGATGAAGGGCTACGAAGACCACCTGAACGCGCTCCCCTCCGACGACCAGGAGCGGTGCCAGCGCGCCGGCGGCGATGCGAACATCCACTATCTCCAGAGCCACTGGCGGCTCGGTCCGGAAGAGGCGCTCCTGATCGAAGCGGATCGCATCCCCGAGAAGGGCCACTGGAATCTCCAGATCAGCAACTACTGGATGGAGAGCCTCGACTACCGGAACCACCGGATCCACGTGAACAAGCACACCGCCCACTACGAGCCCGACGGCGGCGTCCGGATCGTCCTCGCGCATGCGGACCCCGGTCCCGACTTCCCGAACTGGCTCGAGACCTGCGGGCACGACTGTGGCGGCATGCTCTTCCGCTGGATCGACTCGGAAGGGGATCACCCACCCGTGCGCACCCGAGTCGTGAGGCTCGACGCGCTCAGGTGACCGACGCCTCCAGGACCCACGCCCCCGGATGGACCGGGATCCAGTACTCGGTCTTTCGCGGTGCCCTCGCCCTGGCCGCTGCCCACGTCTGCTGGGTGCGGCTCCCGCTCGTCGAGGGACCGTCGTGGCCACTGCTGGCCCTCGGACTGCCCGGTGCGATCGCCTTCGCGCTCGGGTGGCGCGACCGCGCCGTCGCGACGGCGCTCTTCGTGCTCGTCGCCGGACTCGCGGCGTTCGTCGACGGCGCGCCGATCGTGCTGCCTGCGAGCGACGTGATCTTCACCGCGAGCCTGCTCTTCTTCCATCTCTTCGTGCCGATCACGCCCTTCGGCTCGTGGGACGCCCGCGGTCGGATCGATCCCCGCGGTGACTGGCACCGGCCCGCCTGGATCGGCCACGTCGCATGGGCCTGGCTCGCGCTGATCCACCTGGAACGCGCGCTCGGGACCTTCGGGATCGCCCCCCGCAGCGCCGCCGCCGAGGAGCTCTGGCTCGCCGCCGGCGCGTTCGCCGTGATCCAGGGATCTGCCCTCGTCGCGCTCTTCGTGCCCCGCCTCCGCCCCTTCGTCTGGATCGCGCTCACCCTCGCGCAGACGGGCTGGATCGCCGCGACGGGCGTCGCACCCGGGGACGGGATCCTGCTGCTCGTGCACGCGTTCGCCGCGGATCCCGCGTGGTGGCCCGGCCGTTCCTTCGAGGGCGCCGTCGGAGACGAGGACGCGCTCCTCTTCTACGACGGCGACTGCGGCTTCTGTCACCGCAGCGTCCGCTTCGTCCTCTCCGAGGAGGCCAATACCCCCGATGCGCTCCGTCTGCGCTTCGCACCGCTCGCGAGCGAGACCTTCGAGCGACGGATCTCCGCCCGGGACGACGTCGACGCGACCGACCTCCCGGACAGCATCGTGGTCCTCCTCGAGGACGGCCGGCTGCTGACGCAGAGCGCGGCGCTGCTCGAGCTCGCCTCGCGACTCGGCGGGCTCTGGCGGGGCCTGGCTCTCGTCGCGTCCCTGGTCCCGGAAGGGCTCCGCGACGCCGCCTATGATGCCTTCGCGCGAATCAGGAAGAAGCTCTTCGCGCAGCCGACCGACGCCTGTCCGATCCTGCCCCCGGATCTGCGCGCACGCTTCGACCACTAGCGGCGACGCGCTTCGACCACCAGCCGCGACGCGGCTGGATCAGAGGCTCGTCTCGTGGCGACGCGTGCGGACCGCGGCGACGCCCCATCCTTCGTCCTCGAGCTTCGCCGCCCACGCGTCGAGTCCGACGACGCCGTCGCTGCCGAGCTGCAGCACCGCGTTGTACGGAATCTCGCCCCCAGCGACCGCAAAGGCGTCGCGGAGCAGCGCGAAGCGGAGACCGTCGCAGGCCTCCAGGAGTCCCGGCAGATGATCCCGAACGAAGACCTTCGACGCGTCGGATCGATCGAGCGCCTCGGGCTTCCGGACGAGGACCCAGTCGTGGACGTCGCCTTCCTCGCCGTCCACGAGGAGCCGCTCGCTGACGGGAAAGAAGCGATTCGCCGGCTTGTCCATGAAGGTGAGCTCGTCTTCGAGGATCGGCTTGCCCTCGTCGCTCGCGAGCACTTCCATCAGCTTCGCGGTCGACTCGGCGTCCCGGTACCAGAAGGCCGAGATCACGTCGAAGCCGACCTCGCCCAGGAGTTCCGCTTCGAGGTGGTACCGCACGTACCGCTCGAGCCCCTCCATGTACGGGAGCGCGAGCGGGGCATGGACCGTCTCGTAGTGATCGCGAAAGGCGTCCCGCGTGATGTCGGGACGACGCTTGATGAGGGAGAGGGTTCGGATCAAGGGGGCCTCCAGGCGAGCCCCGATGTTCCCACCCGGGAGGGCGCGTTGCCAGCGGCGACGCAAGGGCCGAAACTCGGGGCGTGAGCGCCCCCACCCGACCTTCTCCCGCCTCGAACGGAGGCGCCTTCGGCGCGCTGCGTGGGCTCGGACCGCACGCGGGGCTCTTCGCGCTGCTCTGCGTGGCGACCTTCTTCGAGGGCTTCGACACGAAGCTCGCGAGCTTCGTGCAGCCGGTGATCGCGACGGAGTACGGTGCAGGCGTCGCCGAGGTCGGAACGGCGATCGGCATCACGAGCTTCGGCATGGTGCTCGCGTTCTTCGTGAACCTGCTCGCCGACGTGATCGGCCGTCGCCCGGTTTTCCTGGGTGCGCTCGTCGCCTATGCCACCTTCACGCTCGCGACGG encodes:
- a CDS encoding ATP-binding protein, yielding MSQGLLLSTAAVFAVTLLVGVLGATAFRVGTRPLGFWLFAWSAHLFAAGLMLVNLEIPAIRPVVFLFSALVAPLMLCGAFEHVRRTAPIWPLALGITLGAFRIAAYQLGAIELGRSAALLIEPGLGLAAAYVIARPKSGGPRSRGDLLLTTGFGLYAACEAIDVGLRFTTYSNWTIWGVWLALGTPLFTTQVALYISRLGRSAQAEHRQAVGLSERLRIFTDSADVSLVEFDQYGNLTYLSPNAPPLARGELEDFVGRHVSEVFPTTLDSTIKRALAERGRISEKDIRSAEIETQRSVLPSGAVVYHEAHRTVYYTPEGEIRVLTQARDVTERVEAEQGIRESERRLKHAEQIGQFGSWEHEARTGTTHWSDHLHRMHGLEPRPGPVDLASALRLVSADALTEMTTSAHGLSEGQGFPEFQYTIQRADDGETRHFRTLGEVEYDDDGEVLRLSGATIDVTEQHVLEDALRRGREYLDALVNANIVGVFYGALDGSMRDANSAFLDLVGYRPDELPLDWRALTPPEGQARDDAAIIDLIETGTALPYEKEFLTKEGEKVPVLIACAQIEADSAIAIVLDQRERKRNEALVARQQRVLEETVTERTRELLDSRTRLEEAQRLAAVGTLAAGVAHQINNPIGAILNTAEYALLCADDESALRIFHEALASNLTEAQRCARIVKSMLQFSRDEPTEKWNDDLDRVIRHAHRAIAAYAQDRDAIVSLNLPDEPIRVWISPIEIEQAIVNVLRNAIESRDRGAKIEVVLRKISSESGSQAELSITDDGVGIGPDERARLFEPFYSTRTREGGTGLGLSVAHGVITDHGGEIRVESRHGRGTRVLITLPTPPD
- the bioA gene encoding adenosylmethionine--8-amino-7-oxononanoate transaminase → MSSLVERDQKVVWHPYAPPAASPLFAVERASGVRLVLEDGRELVDGMSSWWSTIHGYRHPHIEAALEAQIKKLPHVMFGGLTHEGAVRLCERLVERAPAGLSRVFLSDSGSVAVEIAIKMALQFWQSRGERSRSQLLTLRGGYHGDTFGAMAVCDPVTGMHTLFEDTLATHVFAPRPERRFGEACSDADFAPIEALVREHAESLAGVILEPIVQGAGGMWFYSADVLKRLRGLCDELGLLLVADEIATGFGRTGRYFACEHADVSPDILCVGKALTGGTMTMAATLASEDVARAMGEGEPGVFMHGPTFMGNPLACAAANASLDLLEDGSWQERVSRIEAQLSDELEACRPLPAVKDVRVLGAIGVVELHEPVDMSVVQPAFVEEGIWIRPFGELVYTMPPFVTEPADLSLITRGIHSVVSRIR
- a CDS encoding acyl-CoA dehydrogenase family protein, whose protein sequence is MELSYSDEQIRFREEVRSWIAEALPPHIKRKAENGQNFEQEEVMEWHKILYAKGWVAPNWPEEVGGPGWDVTQRSIFQEECVRANTPGLSPFGLSMVGPLLIQYGSPEQKERFLPKILAGEEVWCQGYSEPNAGSDLANLQLRADKDGDDYILNGQKTWTTYAQYADWIFVLCRTSSDGKKQEGITFLLADIHNTEGIEVKPFLTTGGTYAFSETWFKDARVPQANIVGPEGGGWTMAKALLGHERTGIGGIADSARGLKRAKQIAQQTQVGASTLFDDAAFRNRIARKEMRLRNIEILNLRQLAAAQLGHAPGAESSVLKIVGTELQQETDELCMDAMGQNALGWLDSPDEAMPPNQQAVASQFNYNRAATIYGGSNEIQKNIIAKQMLRMPGA
- a CDS encoding DUF393 domain-containing protein, whose amino-acid sequence is MTDASRTHAPGWTGIQYSVFRGALALAAAHVCWVRLPLVEGPSWPLLALGLPGAIAFALGWRDRAVATALFVLVAGLAAFVDGAPIVLPASDVIFTASLLFFHLFVPITPFGSWDARGRIDPRGDWHRPAWIGHVAWAWLALIHLERALGTFGIAPRSAAAEELWLAAGAFAVIQGSALVALFVPRLRPFVWIALTLAQTGWIAATGVAPGDGILLLVHAFAADPAWWPGRSFEGAVGDEDALLFYDGDCGFCHRSVRFVLSEEANTPDALRLRFAPLASETFERRISARDDVDATDLPDSIVVLLEDGRLLTQSAALLELASRLGGLWRGLALVASLVPEGLRDAAYDAFARIRKKLFAQPTDACPILPPDLRARFDH
- a CDS encoding EthD domain-containing protein, giving the protein MIRTLSLIKRRPDITRDAFRDHYETVHAPLALPYMEGLERYVRYHLEAELLGEVGFDVISAFWYRDAESTAKLMEVLASDEGKPILEDELTFMDKPANRFFPVSERLLVDGEEGDVHDWVLVRKPEALDRSDASKVFVRDHLPGLLEACDGLRFALLRDAFAVAGGEIPYNAVLQLGSDGVVGLDAWAAKLEDEGWGVAAVRTRRHETSL
- a CDS encoding DUF1214 domain-containing protein; protein product: MNESNDRARAEAEARIVDGTTWREFCRALEKAGDTILREETPADPFNRAEGVRYLTRLLRAALESQVESSDPCFPRFYQLSNQTIKIGNDNPDNTYHNCNISGAHDYRITGTRGTVPYISFGTKAGTYEEDGEMWPTGQIDSSAMEIADDGTFEIIVSKDEKPGNWLPMTEETGMIIVRQLFTTRENEEEATYDIECLTRGDANARLDPAKLEGALARATDFVNSTSNLFTDWMKGYEDHLNALPSDDQERCQRAGGDANIHYLQSHWRLGPEEALLIEADRIPEKGHWNLQISNYWMESLDYRNHRIHVNKHTAHYEPDGGVRIVLAHADPGPDFPNWLETCGHDCGGMLFRWIDSEGDHPPVRTRVVRLDALR